The Geobacillus stearothermophilus ATCC 12980 genome contains a region encoding:
- the yycF gene encoding response regulator YycF yields the protein MEKRILVVDDEKPIADILQFNLQKEGYEVICAYDGEEALQKVEETMPDLILLDIMLPLKDGMEVCREVRKKYDMPIIMLTAKDSEIDKVLGLELGADDYVTKPFSTRELLARVKANLRRHAQTANQEEVENETNEIVIGPLVIRPDAYVVQKRGETIALTQREFELLHYLAKHIGQVMTREHLLQTVWGYDYYGDVRTVDVTVRRLREKIEDNPSHPSWIVTRRGVGYYLRNPEQES from the coding sequence ATGGAAAAACGCATTTTAGTTGTTGACGATGAAAAACCGATTGCCGATATTTTGCAATTTAACTTACAAAAAGAAGGGTACGAAGTCATCTGCGCCTATGACGGCGAGGAAGCGCTGCAAAAAGTGGAAGAAACGATGCCGGATTTGATTTTATTGGATATTATGCTGCCGCTGAAAGACGGCATGGAAGTATGCCGCGAGGTGCGGAAAAAATACGACATGCCGATCATCATGCTGACGGCGAAAGATTCCGAGATTGATAAAGTGCTTGGTTTGGAGCTGGGGGCGGACGATTATGTGACAAAGCCGTTCAGCACGCGCGAGCTGCTGGCGCGAGTCAAAGCGAACTTGCGCCGCCATGCGCAAACAGCCAACCAAGAGGAAGTGGAGAATGAAACGAATGAAATCGTCATCGGGCCGCTTGTCATCCGTCCAGATGCGTACGTCGTGCAAAAACGGGGGGAGACGATCGCGTTGACCCAGCGCGAATTTGAACTGCTCCACTATTTGGCGAAACATATCGGCCAAGTGATGACGCGCGAACACTTGCTGCAAACGGTTTGGGGCTACGACTATTACGGCGATGTGCGCACGGTCGATGTGACGGTAAGAAGGCTGCGTGAAAAAATCGAAGACAACCCTTCCCATCCGTCGTGGATCGTCACAAGACGGGGCGTCGGCTATTATTTGCGCAACCCGGAACAGGAGTCATGA
- a CDS encoding adenylosuccinate synthase produces MSSVVVVGTQWGDEGKGKITDFLSENAEVIARYQGGNNAGHTIVFNGERYKLHLIPSGIFYKDKICVIGNGMVIDPKALVAELSYLHERGVSTDNLRISNRAHVILPYHLKLDGLEEERKGTNKIGTTKKGIGPAYMDKAARIGIRIIDLLDRDVFAEKLARNLEEKNMLFEKVYGAEGFRFEDIFEEYYEYGQQIAKYVCDTSVVLNNALDEGRRVLFEGAQGVMLDIDQGTYPFVTSSNPVAGGVTIGAGVGPTKIKHVVGVAKAYTTRVGDGPFPTELHDEIGDRIREVGREYGTTTGRPRRVGWFDSVVVRHARRVSGITDLSLNSIDVLTGIETLKICVAYRYRGEVIEEFPASLKVLAECEPIYEELPGWTEDITGVRSLDELPANARHYVERISQLTGIPLSIFSVGPDRSQTNVVRSVYA; encoded by the coding sequence ATGTCGTCAGTCGTTGTTGTCGGCACGCAATGGGGCGATGAAGGAAAAGGGAAAATTACAGACTTTTTATCGGAAAACGCGGAAGTCATTGCCCGGTACCAGGGAGGGAACAACGCCGGACACACGATCGTGTTTAACGGAGAGCGGTATAAGCTTCACTTAATCCCGTCGGGCATTTTTTATAAAGACAAAATTTGCGTCATCGGCAACGGCATGGTCATTGATCCGAAAGCGCTTGTCGCCGAGCTTTCCTATTTGCATGAGCGCGGCGTTTCGACCGATAATTTGCGCATCAGCAACCGCGCCCATGTCATTTTGCCGTATCATTTGAAATTGGATGGGCTTGAGGAAGAGCGGAAAGGCACCAATAAAATCGGCACGACGAAAAAAGGAATCGGGCCGGCGTACATGGATAAAGCAGCGCGCATCGGCATCCGCATCATCGATTTGCTCGACCGCGATGTGTTTGCGGAAAAGCTGGCCCGCAACTTGGAAGAGAAAAACATGTTGTTCGAAAAAGTGTACGGTGCCGAAGGGTTCCGCTTCGAGGACATTTTTGAAGAGTATTACGAGTATGGCCAGCAAATCGCAAAATACGTCTGTGATACATCGGTCGTATTGAACAACGCGCTTGATGAAGGACGCCGCGTCCTGTTTGAAGGAGCGCAAGGCGTCATGCTCGATATCGACCAAGGGACGTACCCGTTTGTTACGTCTTCCAACCCGGTGGCCGGCGGGGTGACGATCGGTGCTGGCGTTGGCCCGACGAAAATCAAGCACGTCGTCGGAGTGGCAAAAGCCTATACGACGCGCGTCGGCGATGGGCCGTTCCCGACCGAGCTGCATGATGAAATCGGCGACCGCATTCGTGAAGTGGGCCGCGAATATGGGACGACAACCGGCCGTCCGCGCCGCGTCGGCTGGTTTGACAGCGTCGTCGTTCGCCATGCCCGCCGGGTGAGCGGCATCACCGACTTGTCGCTCAATTCGATTGACGTGTTGACCGGCATTGAAACGTTGAAAATTTGCGTCGCCTACCGATATCGCGGTGAAGTGATCGAGGAGTTTCCAGCCAGCTTAAAAGTTTTGGCGGAATGCGAGCCGATTTACGAAGAGCTGCCGGGCTGGACGGAAGATATCACCGGGGTGAGAAGCTTGGACGAGCTGCCGGCCAATGCCCGCCACTATGTCGAACGCATTTCCCAACTCACCGGCATCCCGCTTTCGATTTTCTCTGTCGGTCCGGACCGCTCGCAAACGAACGTCGTCCGCAGCGTTTATGCATAA
- the dnaB gene encoding replicative DNA helicase, translating into MSELFSERIPPQSIEAEQAVLGAVFLDPAALVPASEILIPEDFYRAAHQKIFHAMLRVADRGEPVDLVTVTAELAASEQLEEIGGVSYLSELADAVPTAANVEYYARIVEEKSVLRRLIRTATSIAQDGYTREDEIDVLLDEAERKIMEVSQRKHSGAFKNIKDILVQTYDNIEMLHNRDGEITGIPTGFTELDRMTSGFQRSDLIIVAARPSVGKTAFALNIAQNVATKTNENVAIFSLEMSAQQLVMRMLCAEGNINAQNLRTGKLTPEDWGKLTMAMGSLSNAGIYIDDTPSIRVSDIRAKCRRLKQESGLGMIVIDYLQLIQGSGRSKENRQQEVSEISRSLKALARELEVPVIALSQLSRSVEQRQDKRPMMSDIRESGSIEQDADIVAFLYRDDYYNKDSENKNIIEIIIAKQRNGPVGTVQLAFIKEYNKFVNLERRFDEAQIPPGA; encoded by the coding sequence ATGAGCGAGCTGTTTTCAGAACGAATTCCTCCACAAAGCATTGAAGCTGAGCAAGCGGTGCTTGGCGCCGTATTTTTGGATCCCGCTGCGTTAGTGCCTGCTTCGGAAATTTTAATCCCAGAGGATTTTTACCGTGCAGCCCATCAAAAAATTTTTCACGCCATGCTTCGCGTCGCCGACAGGGGGGAGCCGGTCGATTTGGTGACGGTGACGGCGGAACTCGCCGCTTCCGAGCAGCTTGAGGAAATCGGCGGCGTCTCCTACTTAAGCGAGCTCGCCGACGCCGTGCCAACAGCGGCCAACGTCGAATATTACGCCCGCATCGTCGAGGAAAAATCGGTGCTGCGCCGCCTCATCCGCACAGCGACATCGATCGCGCAAGACGGATATACAAGGGAAGACGAGATCGACGTTTTGCTTGATGAAGCTGAGCGCAAAATTATGGAGGTTTCCCAACGGAAGCATTCGGGCGCCTTTAAAAATATTAAGGACATTCTCGTGCAAACGTATGACAATATTGAGATGCTCCATAACCGGGATGGGGAAATCACCGGCATCCCGACCGGGTTCACCGAGCTTGACCGGATGACGTCCGGTTTTCAGCGGAGCGATTTGATTATCGTGGCCGCCCGGCCGTCGGTTGGGAAAACAGCGTTCGCCTTAAATATTGCCCAAAATGTAGCGACGAAAACGAATGAAAATGTCGCCATTTTCAGTTTGGAGATGAGCGCCCAGCAGCTGGTGATGCGGATGCTTTGTGCAGAAGGCAACATTAACGCGCAAAACTTGCGCACCGGCAAATTGACGCCGGAAGACTGGGGCAAGCTGACGATGGCGATGGGGAGTTTATCGAACGCCGGCATTTATATCGACGACACGCCGAGCATCCGCGTCAGCGACATTCGCGCCAAATGCCGCCGGCTTAAGCAGGAAAGCGGGCTCGGCATGATTGTCATTGATTATTTGCAGCTCATTCAAGGGAGCGGACGTAGCAAAGAAAATCGCCAACAGGAAGTATCGGAAATTTCCCGCTCGCTGAAGGCGCTCGCCCGCGAGCTTGAAGTGCCGGTCATCGCCTTGTCGCAGCTGTCGCGCAGCGTCGAGCAGCGCCAAGACAAACGGCCGATGATGTCCGATATTCGTGAATCCGGAAGCATTGAGCAAGACGCCGACATTGTCGCCTTTTTGTACCGCGATGACTATTACAACAAAGATTCTGAGAACAAAAACATCATTGAAATCATTATTGCCAAACAGCGCAATGGTCCAGTCGGAACGGTGCAGCTCGCTTTTATTAAAGAGTATAATAAGTTTGTCAACCTAGAGCGCCGCTTCGATGAGGCGCAAATTCCGCCGGGGGCGTAA
- the rplI gene encoding 50S ribosomal protein L9: MKVIFLKDVKGKGKKGEIKNVADGYANNFLFKQGLAIEATPANLKALEAQKQKEQRQAAEELANAKKLKEQLEKLTVTIPAKAGEGGRLFGSITSKQIAESLQAQHGLKLDKRKIELADAIRALGYTNVPVKLHPEVTATLKVHVTEQK, from the coding sequence ATGAAGGTCATCTTTTTAAAGGATGTCAAAGGAAAAGGGAAAAAAGGGGAAATCAAAAATGTCGCCGACGGCTATGCCAACAACTTCTTATTTAAACAAGGGCTGGCCATTGAAGCGACGCCAGCCAATTTAAAAGCGCTCGAGGCGCAAAAACAAAAAGAGCAGCGCCAGGCGGCCGAGGAGCTGGCGAATGCGAAAAAATTGAAAGAACAGCTTGAGAAGCTGACAGTAACCATTCCAGCAAAGGCAGGCGAAGGCGGCCGTTTGTTCGGCTCGATTACGAGCAAACAAATCGCCGAGTCGCTGCAAGCCCAACACGGCTTGAAGCTCGACAAGCGCAAAATTGAGCTTGCCGATGCCATTCGCGCGCTTGGATACACGAACGTGCCGGTGAAACTCCACCCAGAGGTAACGGCGACGCTGAAAGTGCATGTGACAGAACAAAAATAA
- a CDS encoding DHH family phosphoesterase produces MSHFYERKAYRYPSYALAALAVLMAAGLFYFHWLLGLIGFLTVGFTLYYVIWSQRSLYQELGQYISNLSYRVKKVGEEALMQMPIGIMLIDEEGKIEWSNRFLASCFKEQTLVGRSLAELSEPLAAFVKKGKADEEIMELNGKQLKVIVRRHERLLYFFDVTEHMELKRQYEAERLAMAIIFLDNYDEITQGMDDQAKSQLNSLVTSVLNRWANDYGIFLKRTSSDRFIAVLNEHILTRLEKSKFSILDEVREQTAKHQAQLTLSIGIGAGVSPLPELGTLAQSSLDLALGRGGDQVAIKHGNGKVKFYGGKTNPMEKRTRVRARVISHALRELIAESDRVLIMGHKYPDMDALGAAIGILKVVQSNQKEGFIVVDQAKTDAGAQRLLEEMRKHADLWSRCIKPEQALELVTEDTLLIVVDTHRPSLVVEERLLYRMDHIVVIDHHRRGEEFIEAPILVYMEPYASSTSELVTELLEYQPKRVKLSMLEATALLAGIVVDTKSFTLRTGSRTFDAASYLRAQGADTVLVQKLLRESVTNYVRRAKLVERTVIDEHGIAIAKGGENEVHDQVLIAQTADTLLTLSGVAASFVISKRADGTVGISARSLGDINVQVIMEKLGGGGHLTNAAAQLSGVTVGEAERQLREAIHDYFEGGNPS; encoded by the coding sequence ATGTCCCATTTTTACGAGAGGAAAGCATACCGCTATCCATCCTATGCGTTAGCCGCCTTGGCGGTGCTCATGGCGGCCGGCCTGTTTTATTTCCACTGGCTGCTTGGGCTGATCGGCTTTCTCACCGTTGGGTTTACGCTTTATTATGTCATTTGGTCACAGCGCTCTTTGTATCAAGAGCTGGGGCAATATATTTCCAACCTGTCGTATCGGGTGAAGAAAGTCGGCGAGGAAGCGCTTATGCAGATGCCGATCGGCATCATGCTCATCGATGAGGAAGGGAAAATCGAATGGTCGAACCGGTTTTTAGCCTCCTGCTTTAAGGAACAGACGTTGGTTGGCCGCTCGCTTGCCGAGCTGTCCGAACCGTTGGCCGCTTTCGTCAAAAAAGGAAAGGCGGACGAGGAGATTATGGAACTGAACGGAAAACAGCTGAAAGTCATCGTCCGCCGCCACGAACGGCTTCTTTACTTTTTCGATGTTACAGAGCATATGGAGCTGAAACGGCAATATGAGGCAGAGCGGTTGGCGATGGCGATCATTTTTCTTGATAATTATGATGAAATTACGCAAGGGATGGACGATCAAGCGAAAAGCCAATTGAACAGCCTTGTAACCTCTGTGTTGAACCGATGGGCGAACGATTACGGCATCTTTTTAAAGCGAACGTCGTCGGATCGATTCATTGCCGTATTGAATGAGCACATATTGACCCGGTTGGAAAAAAGCAAATTTTCTATTTTGGATGAGGTTCGCGAGCAGACGGCCAAACACCAAGCCCAGCTCACGTTGAGCATCGGCATTGGCGCCGGCGTATCCCCACTGCCAGAACTTGGGACGCTTGCGCAATCGAGCTTGGATTTGGCGCTCGGGCGCGGCGGCGATCAAGTAGCGATCAAACACGGAAACGGAAAAGTGAAGTTTTATGGCGGAAAAACGAACCCGATGGAAAAGCGGACACGCGTCCGCGCCCGCGTCATTTCCCATGCGCTTCGCGAGCTCATCGCTGAAAGCGATAGGGTGCTCATTATGGGGCATAAATATCCGGATATGGACGCGCTCGGGGCGGCGATTGGCATTTTAAAGGTCGTTCAATCAAACCAAAAGGAAGGGTTTATTGTTGTTGACCAGGCAAAAACGGATGCAGGTGCGCAACGGCTGCTCGAAGAAATGAGAAAACATGCTGATTTATGGTCGAGATGCATCAAACCGGAGCAGGCGCTTGAGCTCGTGACAGAAGATACGCTGCTCATCGTCGTGGATACGCACCGTCCGTCGCTTGTCGTTGAAGAACGACTGCTGTACCGCATGGATCATATCGTCGTCATTGATCATCATCGTCGCGGCGAAGAGTTTATTGAAGCGCCGATTCTCGTCTACATGGAGCCGTACGCTTCATCGACATCGGAATTGGTCACCGAGCTGCTTGAGTACCAGCCGAAGCGGGTGAAGCTGTCGATGCTGGAGGCGACGGCGCTTCTTGCCGGCATCGTCGTTGACACAAAGAGTTTTACGCTCCGCACCGGTTCCCGCACGTTCGATGCGGCGTCGTATTTGCGCGCCCAAGGAGCGGATACGGTGCTTGTGCAAAAATTGCTGCGGGAAAGCGTAACGAATTACGTCAGACGGGCGAAATTGGTCGAGCGGACGGTGATTGATGAACACGGCATCGCCATCGCCAAGGGGGGCGAGAACGAGGTGCACGATCAAGTGTTGATCGCGCAAACCGCCGATACGCTTCTGACGCTGAGCGGCGTCGCCGCCTCTTTCGTCATTTCCAAGCGGGCAGATGGGACGGTCGGCATCAGCGCCCGCTCGCTTGGCGACATCAACGTGCAAGTCATTATGGAGAAGTTGGGCGGGGGCGGACATTTGACAAATGCTGCCGCCCAACTGTCCGGGGTGACGGTCGGAGAGGCGGAGCGGCAACTGCGGGAAGCCATTCATGACTATTTTGAGGGGGGGAATCCATCATGA